A genomic region of Phragmites australis chromosome 2, lpPhrAust1.1, whole genome shotgun sequence contains the following coding sequences:
- the LOC133909128 gene encoding ribonuclease II, chloroplastic/mitochondrial-like isoform X2: MNFDYSRIDEFLEKAQDLLDPSVLECAWMELSEKDKSITVEEFAEIVYGTKESLESYCAHFLLSRDIVYFVEVESRDYSIYQPRPPAQVEELLRRKLAKEAAEKELEEFVHLLKSAKALPLDSKPPKGSWLVEEKVRQKTEALQAYAVDASDDEQRRLAGNILKAMGFTRTSSAALKLLINVGYFPVHVNLDLFRYDIRIRYTEEVLSAAEELLVDCLDSDMHIRKDLSTLKVYAIDVDEADELDDALSATRLPDSRIKVWIHVADPTCLVKPRSIIDREAMHRGTSIFLPTATFPMFPERLAMNAMSLQQGKECKSVSVSVVLQPDGSIAEYAIENSVIKPTYMLTYESATELLYMNLEEEEELRILQEAASIRGQWRRSQGSIDTAMIEPRIKVSNPDDPEPTINLYVEDQANPAMQLVSEMMILCGEAVAAFGSDNNLPLPYRGHPQSNTSVSAFSHLPEGPARSFANISVLRAAEMDFQKPVPHGVLGIPGYVQFTSPIRRYVDLLAHYQVKAFLRGDSPPYSAGDLEGMTFIASMHVKVARRLHSNSLRYWLLEYLRRQPKGRKYKALILKFVKDRMAALLLVEVGIQVTTIVSRGKVGDEVTVAVETAHPRDDILSVREVIEDT; the protein is encoded by the exons ATGAATTTTGATTATTCAAGAATAGATGAATTTCTTGAGAAAGCGCAAGATCTTTTG GACCCAAGTGTTTTAGAGTGTGCCTGGATGGAGCTTTCTGAGAAGGATAAATCAATAACAGTTGAGGAGTTTGCAGAG ATAGTGTATGGTACCAAGGAGTCTCTGGAAAGCTACTGTGCACATTTCTTGTTATCAAGGGATATAGTATATTTTGTCGAGGTAGAGAGCAGAGATTATTCCATATACCAACCTCGCCCACCTGCTCAG GTAGAAGAGCTTCTACGACGGAAACTTGCTAAAGAGGCAGCTGAGAAGGAACTTGAAGAATTTGTCCACTTACTCAAGTCTGCCAAAGCATTGCCTCTGGACTCCAAGCCTCCTAAAGGTTCATGGTTGGTGGAAGAGAAAGTCAGGCAAAAAACTGAGGCTCTTCAGGCATATGCAGTTGATGCAAGTGACGATGAACAAAGAAGACTAGCAGGAAAT ATTCTCAAAGCTATGGGGTTCACAAGGACATCATCAGCTGCTCTAAAGCTCCTTATAAATGTTGGATACTTCCCTGTGCACGTCAATCTTGATCTTTTCAGGTATGACATTCGTATCAGGTACACTGAGGAAGTTTTGTCAGCTGCCGAGGAGCTTCTGGTGGACTGCCTTGATTCAGACATG CATATCAGGAAGGACCTTTCAACTTTGAAAGTGTATGCCATTGATGTAGATGAGGCTGATGAA CTTGATGATGCATTGAGCGCAACTAGACTACCTGATAGTAGGATAAAGGTCTGGATACATGTTGCTGACCCAACGTGCTTGGTTAAACCCCGGAGCATCATTGATAG GGAAGCAATGCACAGAGGAACTTCGATCTTTCTACCAACTGCTACCTTTCCGATGTTTCCAGAGAGGCTTGCCATGAATGCTATGAGCTTGCAGCAGGGTAAAGAATGTAAATCTGTGAGTGTATCTGTGGTTTTACAGCCAGATGGGAG TATTGCAGAATATGCTATAGAGAATTCAGTCATCAAACCTACCTACATGTTGACATATGAGAGTGCAACTGAATTGCTTTACATGAACctggaagaagaggaagaactaAGGATTCTTCAAGAAGCTGCTTCTATTCGTGGACAGTGGCGTCGTAGCCAG GGTTCAATAGACACTGCAATGATAGAGCCTCGTATCAAGGTGTCAAATCCTGATGATCCTGAACCAACTATTAATCTATATGTTGAAGACCAAGCAAATCCAGCAATGCAACTTGTATCTGAGATGATGATACTTTGTGGCGAGGCAGTGGCTGCTTTTGGTTCTGACAACAATCTCCCATTGCCATACAGAGGTCACCCCCAGTCTAACACATCAGTGTCAGCGTTTTCTCATCTACCTGAAGGGCCTGCAAGGAGCTTTGCCAATATCAGTGTGCTCCGTGCCGcggaaatggattttcaaaaacCTGTACCACATGGTGTACTTGGCATTCCTGGTTATGTGCAGTTCACCTCTCCTATTCGAAGATATGTTGATCTGCTAGCTCATTATCAG GTAAAAGCTTTTCTTAGAGGTGATTCTCCACCATATTCAGCTGGTGACCTAGAAGGAATGACATTTATTGCGAGTATGCATGTTAAAGTAGCTAGGAGGCTTCATAGCAACAGCTTACGGTATTGGTTGTTGGAATACTTGAGGAGACAGCCAAAGGGGAGGAAGTACAAAGCTCTGATTCTTAAATTTGTCAAGGATCGTATGGCAGCTCTGCTTTTGGTGGAG GTTGGGATTCAAGTTACAACAATAGTTTCACGTGGGAAAGTGGGAGATGAAGTTACTGTCGCTGTTGAAACGGCTCATCCACGTGATGATATCTTATCAGTCAGAGAGGTTATAGAGGATACTTAG
- the LOC133909129 gene encoding elicitor-responsive protein 1-like — protein sequence MGKGVLEVHLVDASGLSGNDFLGKLDAYVVVQYRSQERKSSVARDQGRNPCWNEVLKFQINSSAANVQHKLIFRIMDQDHFSSDDFLGEATIDVTDIISLGTEHGTYQLNTAKHNVVLADKTYHGEIRVGISFTAAQVQEDGGEFGGWSHSFNE from the exons atggggAAGGGCGTCCTGGAGGTGCATCTCGTCGACGCCAGTGGCCTCTCCGGCAACGATTTCTTAG GGAAGCTGGACGCGTACGTGGTCGTGCAGTACCGGAGCCAGGAGCGCAAGAGCAGCGTCGCCCGAG ACCAAGGGAGGAACCCGTGCTGGAACGAGGTGCTCAAGTTCCAGATCAACTCCTCCGCGGCGAACGTGCAGCACAAGCTCATCTTCCGGATCATGGACCAAGACCACTTCTCCAGCGACGACTTCCTCGGGGAAGCAAC GATCGACGTGACGGATATAATCAGCTTGGGCACGGAGCACGGCACGTACCAGCTGAACACAGCGAAGCACAACGTGGTCCTCGCGGACAAGACGTACCACGGCGAGATCAGGGTTGGCATCAGCTTCACCGCCGCCCAGGTACAGGAAGATGGGGGAGAATTCGGAGGCTGGAGTCACAGCTTTAATGAGTAG
- the LOC133909128 gene encoding ribonuclease II, chloroplastic/mitochondrial-like isoform X1, whose translation MRPSPMAARAAGGCSWAALAFFRLRSLRRAIRPPAAFAGGHSCLYGGCRSRPAHSLVDSVLEELRSRRRVRVSAKIGLQGTKELSDNKIDKRTLQKGLLLEFQKDSERSLLAVVERPDGKKNWMVTDQNGILSSIKPQQITYIVPGVMNFDYSRIDEFLEKAQDLLDPSVLECAWMELSEKDKSITVEEFAEIVYGTKESLESYCAHFLLSRDIVYFVEVESRDYSIYQPRPPAQVEELLRRKLAKEAAEKELEEFVHLLKSAKALPLDSKPPKGSWLVEEKVRQKTEALQAYAVDASDDEQRRLAGNILKAMGFTRTSSAALKLLINVGYFPVHVNLDLFRYDIRIRYTEEVLSAAEELLVDCLDSDMHIRKDLSTLKVYAIDVDEADELDDALSATRLPDSRIKVWIHVADPTCLVKPRSIIDREAMHRGTSIFLPTATFPMFPERLAMNAMSLQQGKECKSVSVSVVLQPDGSIAEYAIENSVIKPTYMLTYESATELLYMNLEEEEELRILQEAASIRGQWRRSQGSIDTAMIEPRIKVSNPDDPEPTINLYVEDQANPAMQLVSEMMILCGEAVAAFGSDNNLPLPYRGHPQSNTSVSAFSHLPEGPARSFANISVLRAAEMDFQKPVPHGVLGIPGYVQFTSPIRRYVDLLAHYQVKAFLRGDSPPYSAGDLEGMTFIASMHVKVARRLHSNSLRYWLLEYLRRQPKGRKYKALILKFVKDRMAALLLVEVGIQVTTIVSRGKVGDEVTVAVETAHPRDDILSVREVIEDT comes from the exons ATGAGGCCGTCGCCCAtggcggcgcgggcggcgggcGGTTGCTCCTGGGCGGCGCTCGCCTTCTTCCGCCTCCGCTCCCTCCGCCGCGCCATCCGCCCGCCCGCCGCTTTCGCCGGGGGCCACTCCTGCCTCTACGGAGGCTGTCGGAGCCGTCCGGCGCATAGCCTCGTCGACTCCGTCCTGGAGGAGCTCCGCTCCCGGCGGCGCGTCCGGGTCTCGGCGAA GATAGGATTGCAGGGCACAAAGGAACTGTCTGACAATAAGATAGATAAGAGAACATTACAGAAAGGATTGTTGCTTGAATTTCAGAAAGATTCTGAGAGATCTTTGCTTGCAGTTGTTGAAAGGCCCGATGGAAAGAAAAACTGGATGGTGACTGATCAG AACGGTATCCTGTCTTCTATAAAGCCCCAGCAGATTACATATATTGTACCTGGTGTCATGAATTTTGATTATTCAAGAATAGATGAATTTCTTGAGAAAGCGCAAGATCTTTTG GACCCAAGTGTTTTAGAGTGTGCCTGGATGGAGCTTTCTGAGAAGGATAAATCAATAACAGTTGAGGAGTTTGCAGAG ATAGTGTATGGTACCAAGGAGTCTCTGGAAAGCTACTGTGCACATTTCTTGTTATCAAGGGATATAGTATATTTTGTCGAGGTAGAGAGCAGAGATTATTCCATATACCAACCTCGCCCACCTGCTCAG GTAGAAGAGCTTCTACGACGGAAACTTGCTAAAGAGGCAGCTGAGAAGGAACTTGAAGAATTTGTCCACTTACTCAAGTCTGCCAAAGCATTGCCTCTGGACTCCAAGCCTCCTAAAGGTTCATGGTTGGTGGAAGAGAAAGTCAGGCAAAAAACTGAGGCTCTTCAGGCATATGCAGTTGATGCAAGTGACGATGAACAAAGAAGACTAGCAGGAAAT ATTCTCAAAGCTATGGGGTTCACAAGGACATCATCAGCTGCTCTAAAGCTCCTTATAAATGTTGGATACTTCCCTGTGCACGTCAATCTTGATCTTTTCAGGTATGACATTCGTATCAGGTACACTGAGGAAGTTTTGTCAGCTGCCGAGGAGCTTCTGGTGGACTGCCTTGATTCAGACATG CATATCAGGAAGGACCTTTCAACTTTGAAAGTGTATGCCATTGATGTAGATGAGGCTGATGAA CTTGATGATGCATTGAGCGCAACTAGACTACCTGATAGTAGGATAAAGGTCTGGATACATGTTGCTGACCCAACGTGCTTGGTTAAACCCCGGAGCATCATTGATAG GGAAGCAATGCACAGAGGAACTTCGATCTTTCTACCAACTGCTACCTTTCCGATGTTTCCAGAGAGGCTTGCCATGAATGCTATGAGCTTGCAGCAGGGTAAAGAATGTAAATCTGTGAGTGTATCTGTGGTTTTACAGCCAGATGGGAG TATTGCAGAATATGCTATAGAGAATTCAGTCATCAAACCTACCTACATGTTGACATATGAGAGTGCAACTGAATTGCTTTACATGAACctggaagaagaggaagaactaAGGATTCTTCAAGAAGCTGCTTCTATTCGTGGACAGTGGCGTCGTAGCCAG GGTTCAATAGACACTGCAATGATAGAGCCTCGTATCAAGGTGTCAAATCCTGATGATCCTGAACCAACTATTAATCTATATGTTGAAGACCAAGCAAATCCAGCAATGCAACTTGTATCTGAGATGATGATACTTTGTGGCGAGGCAGTGGCTGCTTTTGGTTCTGACAACAATCTCCCATTGCCATACAGAGGTCACCCCCAGTCTAACACATCAGTGTCAGCGTTTTCTCATCTACCTGAAGGGCCTGCAAGGAGCTTTGCCAATATCAGTGTGCTCCGTGCCGcggaaatggattttcaaaaacCTGTACCACATGGTGTACTTGGCATTCCTGGTTATGTGCAGTTCACCTCTCCTATTCGAAGATATGTTGATCTGCTAGCTCATTATCAG GTAAAAGCTTTTCTTAGAGGTGATTCTCCACCATATTCAGCTGGTGACCTAGAAGGAATGACATTTATTGCGAGTATGCATGTTAAAGTAGCTAGGAGGCTTCATAGCAACAGCTTACGGTATTGGTTGTTGGAATACTTGAGGAGACAGCCAAAGGGGAGGAAGTACAAAGCTCTGATTCTTAAATTTGTCAAGGATCGTATGGCAGCTCTGCTTTTGGTGGAG GTTGGGATTCAAGTTACAACAATAGTTTCACGTGGGAAAGTGGGAGATGAAGTTACTGTCGCTGTTGAAACGGCTCATCCACGTGATGATATCTTATCAGTCAGAGAGGTTATAGAGGATACTTAG